The Rhinoderma darwinii isolate aRhiDar2 unplaced genomic scaffold, aRhiDar2.hap1 Scaffold_735, whole genome shotgun sequence genome segment ttattagttaacaatttgtttttttaaataaaggacttaatattgaaaaaagtttttttatacaagtgttttttttttgtctcactaggtgacttgaagtcaggaatccctgatcgctattctaatacactgcactacatgcgtagtgcagtgtaaaagtgttgtcagttactcactgacagcaaacctaaggcaggacaaactaggcttccgtagatgacaaacccggaggccattgttaggcctcctgttgccataacatgatggaatagaacgtcaaggagcaggaaggggttaaaggatctgctaacgtcttggtgccagataccacaggacacttttaaagatcttctgaaatccatgtcccaacgggtcagagctattatggcagcacgaggaggactacacaaggcaggtggttttaatgttatgtctggatggtgtatatgttagtaattaatttctattcatttgtacattgatggaaattagggtatgttcacgcgcaaactcaaaaatatctgaaaatacagagctgttttcaaggttttcagcgttttttacggccgtttttggagctgttttcaatattgtctaggaaaaacggctccaaaagcggcccataagtgacttgcacttcttttgtgaacataccctaaaaaaagagtattttttctgtgatttttatttttacaatatatatcaatcaccctaaatattgtaatcttggggcctacattgctcctatgtaaacatgggaacgccaccattctcaccagttttaaggcgtaatgtaagtcttaggccaaaatgtagtagtagtcgaaacgccaatccaaccgagatggaatatgaaatatccaaaatagaagggagtcccaggcataaaataagataagataactttattaatccccgaagggaaattccagtatcacataaatggattctgggaaacggcatcagggatcttttattattaggtctctgtgcagattgagattctggcgtccaaggtgaagatgatgaagaagactaggtggtactgtagacaaaacaaaaaataatcagaccagacgataatcactcagcaatatactggtgccgaagctccagccatgatttcacaaaaatactatagatgtcagtgatcatacctgtactgctggtgtttcttctgcaccacagctgttggtacttatctcctcctctttctttgaaaggcatggacgcggcacaagggacagcgtggatttgtcgggatccaatgtgcaatacaaggcagatggaatatgtgagaacatggcagaacggtgacttgctctccaatctcatagtcctctaggcatatagtgcaggactggatgtcttcgttttcagtaaaggttcgagatgggagtctatcaatctgcctgcctctcctgcctcgccgacgttgtcttctctgcacaggtctgctgtctgtggtctctgttgtcgactgttggttgggaagcagctgactggtgcttggtgttggctccaccagcctgttagatgtttgctgaggagatctgcttccttctctggacggctgcaggtttggtagcggctcactggtgctgggctcttgtgttggttcctccagcctttcggatctctcctgagtagttgatggagtagacccaggcCGGGATTCAacaggaattctgagctcggtctcactattaatacgacggccaattgtcgtttcagactgttctattggctcaggtcgtaaaggggaccggcttctgtccgctccgtcttgctgcaacctacggcgcggtggaacttgaccacgtcttcgtctcctgtcggggacattgtcatggtcttcatcctgttccacactctgacgccttctatgtccagatcttaatcttccatcagcaatgcctagatgtgaaacaatgtgtataacatatattaattatgtacagaaaaaatgggaaaaaagatcaataccagacatttcctatggactcgcgtggccttctttctagaggaaagctcccatgtctttctaatcttggacaaccgttttaatactatgaatatatacacagtcgagtcacattattataactactactaatatccagagtaaccggcgtgtgcagcacggacagcagtagacgggctgggagtgactcaataaggtgctggtaagtggtctcatatgtggagcctcgctgactccatacatcccacatttactggagggtgcgtgggggaggatccataaagcgaacaacacgattgacgtggtcccacagatgctcaattgggttcaagtctggagaaatagggggccagggaagtacttggaagtcttgctcgtgctcttccaaccactgtcgggcatttatagtcgtgtgacatgtcgcattgtcttgctttaagattccatttgctccagggaagacaatcagcatgtatggtggatgtgatctgtaacgatggattcatatctaaatcggttcagagccttccatatggatgagtggcccagagaatgccatggaaaaataccccaggcgctgacgtcgccgccagctttttccagcaatggttgtaaagtccatcctttcgatgaagcagaaaacttgatttatcggagaagacaaccctttgccaatcatcggtgctctgagaccaatactgccgtgcaaattgaagccattttctctgatgcacctttgttacataggagcagtgaccatccgtcgggttcggagccccatacgcagtcgggttcgctgaactgttgtattagacatacgtctggtagccaacgttcacctctcaaatacatggcacgtggtgctctgcagtttccatgtccgttattcccaatgatgccatttgtccactcacgatacactgtcaccacagcagcacgcgaacagttcacaaactgcgctgtttgagaaataccgccgcccttggtccgaaagccaataatcatccctttttgcaactgaaaaacggtgcattttttgcggacgcaaaacggacacgtttgtgtgaaactagcctaaatgtatctgatataacaagttccacttaccttgatttatccgggaactttcgtctattgcaagctgcaagagttctcggtaactcattgttccttgttgcaggcggcttgatgtttaaattcaggaacaatggaaaaacgggattcctcaaataagagggaatctaccacgatgttcagaagttgcactggtgtttaagtgccctgaacagatgatgtagtagtcgctttgtagcacaaatttgctctttgaaaaaccaagtgaagtttcagcatcagcatcaactcgagatatggcactgatgtgaccgcgcttggggtccttagaacttcacgccattgtgatgtcactgctatagatgccacaccctccattgttctgatgacatcactgcctgcagtgatgtcataatgcttacggtatgtcataaacggtcccctgctctgcattataccaatcactgcagcaaagcctccaaataaaaaaataaatatatattacatttttttatatttacatattgcagctgaaaatctctaatatttgtttagtaaatgtttctctataattgtttagtaaatgttgtagcacacaattcatctaagtAAAAGTCTTAGTAAGTCTTAGAGACTTAGTCTTAGTAAGTCTTAGTCTCAGTGTAATTTGTACTtccagatagtgcagcttaatttcgctgattgtgaccccagtgatcagatttaatctgtgatggaacttgagaagtgttgaattcccctgcagcgccaccacaggagaaactaagcattacacagtgaaatcaataagagacttgtcctttcttaacttagaattccccaatagggtatttacaatgggtttcttataccagacaacctctttaggttataaaggattcttatttactccagaaccatctagttttagaaaaataaagttacatttccacctctccattgtggtaatctgttactaagacttttacttagatgaattgtgtgctacaacatttactaaacaattatagagaaacatttactaaacaaatattagagattttcagctgcaatatgtaaatataaaaaaatttaatatatatttatgttttttatttggaggctttgctgcagtgattggtataatgcagagcaggggaccgtttatgacataccgtaagcattatgacatcactgcaggcagtgatgtcatcagaacaatggagggtgtggcatctatagcagtgacatcacaatggcgtgaagttctaaggaccccaagcgcggtcacatcagtgccatatctcgagttgatgctgatgctgaaacttcacttggtttttcaaagagcgaatttgtgctacaaagcgactactacatcatctgttcagggcacttaaacaccagtgcaacttctgaacatcgtggtagattccctcttatttgaggaatcccgtttttccattgttcctgaatttaaacatcaagccgcctgctacaaggaacaatgagttaccgagaactcttgcagcttgcaatagacgaaagttcccggataaatcaaggtaagtggaactagttatatcagatacatttagactagtttcacacaaacgtgtccgttttgcgtccgcaaaaaatgcaccgtttttcagttgcaaaaagggatgattattggctttcggaccaagggcggcggtatttctcaaacagcgcagtttgtgaactgttcgcgtgctgctgtggtgacagtgtatcgtgagtggacaaatggcatcattgggaataacggacatggaaactgcagagcaccacgtgccatgtatttgagaggtgaacgttggctaccagacgtgtgtctaatacaacagttcagcgaacccgactgcgtatggggctccgaacccgacggatggtcactgctcctatgtaacaaaggtgcatcagaaaaaatggcttcaatttgcacggcagtattggtctcagagcaccgatgattggcaaagggttgtcttctccgataaatcacgttttctgcttcatcgaaaggatggactttacaaccattgctggaaaaagctggcggcgacgtcagcgcctggggtatttttccatggcattcttctgggccactcatccatatggaaggctctgaaccgatttagatatgaatccatcgttacagatcacatccaccatacatgctgattgtcttccctggagcaaatggaatcttaaagcaagacaatgcgacatgtcacacgactataaatgcccgacagtggttggaagagcacgaccaagacttccaagtacttccctggccccctatttctccagacttgaacccaattgagcatctgtgggaccacgtcaatcgtgttgttc includes the following:
- the LOC142729748 gene encoding uncharacterized protein LOC142729748, whose product is MSYRELLQLAIDESSRINQGIADGRLRSGHRRRQSVEQDEDHDNVPDRRRRRGQVPPRRRLQQDGADRSRSPLRPEPIEQSETTIGRRINSETELRIPVESRPGSTPSTTQERSERLEEPTQEPSTSEPLPNLQPSREGSRSPQQTSNRLVEPTPSTSQLLPNQQSTTETTDSRPVQRRQRRRGRRGRQIDRLPSRTFTENEDIQSCTICLEDYEIGEQVTVLPCSHIFHLPCIAHWIPTNPRCPLCRVHAFQRKRRR